One genomic window of Microtus ochrogaster isolate Prairie Vole_2 unplaced genomic scaffold, MicOch1.0 UNK41, whole genome shotgun sequence includes the following:
- the LOC101992550 gene encoding olfactory receptor 52M1-like, with amino-acid sequence METVRGVLHPQALGSATTGPANKSQLSPSTFWLMGIPGLEHLHVWIGIPFCSMYIVAVMGNVTILAVVRAERSLHEPMFIFLCMLSVTDLVLSTSTLPRMLCLFWMGDHDIAFDACLAQMFFIHSFTAMESGFFLAMAIDRYVAICDPLRHATILTHSRIAQMGAAVALRGVGFFSPHPILLKQLPYCRTRIIAHTYCEFMAVVKLACVDTGATKRYSLTVAFGIGSCDCFFIALSYVLILHAVFRLPSREASLKALGTCGSHVCVIVVFYSTAGFTFLTHRFGHHVAPQVHILVANMYLLVPPFLNPIVYGVRTKKIRDNVLSTLRVKGRC; translated from the coding sequence ATGGAAACTGTACGAGGAGTACTTCATCCACAAGCACTGGGCAGTGCCACCACGGGCCCGGCTAACAAGTCCCAACTCTCTCCAAGCACCTTCTGGCTGATGGGCATCCCGGGTCTGGAGCACCTCCATGTCTGGATTGGGATTCCCTTCTGCTCCATGTACATAGTGGCTGTGATGGGGAACGTGACAATCCTGGCTGTGGTGAGAGCAGAGCGCAGCCTCCACGAGCCCATGTTCATCTTCCTGTGCATGCTGTCAGTCACTGACCTGGTCCTCTCCACTTCTACACTGCCACGCATGCTCTGTCTCTTCTGGATGGGAGATCATGACATTGCCTTTGATGCGTGCCTTGCCCAAATGTTCTTCATCCACAGCTTCACTGCCATGGAGTCTGGCTTCTTCCTGGCCATGGCCattgaccgctatgtggccatctgtgaTCCACTGCGCCATGCCACAATTCTCACCCACAGTCGCATCGCCCAAATGGGAGCAGCTGTGGCACTGCGGGGAGTAGGCTTCTTTTCTCCACACCCCATTCTGCTCAAGCAGCTGCCCTACTGCAGAACTCGAATCATTGCACACACctactgtgagttcatggctGTGGTGAAGCTGGCGTGTGTGGACACAGGAGCCACCAAGCGCTATAGCCTCACTGTCGCTTTTGGTATTGGCTCCTGTGATTGTTTCTTCATTGCCCTCTCTTATGTTCTGATCCTCCATGCGGTCTTTCGCCTTCCATCTCGAGAAGCAAGTCTGAAAGCTCTAGGCACCTGTGGTTCCCATGTCTGCGTCATTGTTGTTTTCTATTCCACAGCTGGGTTTACATTTCTGACCCACCGCTTTGGCCACCATGTGGCCCCCCAAGTTCACATCCTAGTAGCCAATATGTACCTATTGGTTCCACCATTTCTTAACCCCATTGTCTATGGTGTTAGAACCAAGAAAATTCGAGACAATGTTCTTAGTACTCTAAGAGTAAAAGGTAGATGTTGA
- the LOC101984352 gene encoding olfactory receptor 52M1-like, translating into MGPANKSQLSPSTFWLMGIPGLEHLHVWIGIPFCSMYIVAVMGNVTILAVVRAERSLHEPMFIFLCMLSVTDLVLSTSTLPRMLCLFWMGDHDIAFDACLAQMFFIHSFTAMESGFFLAMAIDRYVAICDPLRHATILTHSRIAQMGVAVALRGVGFFSPHPILLKQLPYCRTRIIAHTYCEFMAVVKLACVDTGATKRYSLSVASVIGSCDGFFIALSYVLILRTVFRLPSREASLKALGTCGSHVCVILVFYSTAVFTFLTHRFGHNVAPQVHIFIANMYLLVPPFLNPIVYGIRTKKIREYVLSFLRIKVS; encoded by the coding sequence ATGGGGCCGGCTAACAAGTCCCAACTCTCTCCAAGCACCTTCTGGCTGATGGGCATCCCGGGTCTGGAGCACCTCCATGTCTGGATTGGGATTCCCTTCTGCTCCATGTACATAGTGGCTGTGATGGGGAACGTGACAATCCTGGCTGTGGTGAGAGCAGAGCGCAGCCTCCACGAGCCCATGTTCATCTTCCTGTGCATGCTGTCAGTCACTGACCTGGTCCTCTCCACATCTACACTGCCACGCATGCTCTGTCTCTTCTGGATGGGAGATCATGACATTGCCTTTGATGCGTGCCTTGCCCAAATGTTCTTCATCCACAGCTTCACTGCCATGGAGTCTGGCTTCTTCCTGGCCATGGCCattgaccgctatgtggccatctgtgaTCCACTGCGCCATGCCACAATTCTCACCCACAGTCGCATCGCCCAAATGGGAGTAGCTGTGGCACTGCGGGGAGTAGGCTTCTTTTCTCCACACCCCATTCTGCTCAAGCAGCTGCCCTACTGCAGAACTCGAATCATTGCACACACctactgtgagttcatggctGTGGTGAAGCTGGCGTGTGTGGACACAGGAGCCACCAAGCGCTATAGCCTCAGTGTGGCCTCTGTCATTGGCTCCTGTGATGGCTTCTTCATTGCTCTCTCTTATGTTCTGATTCTCCGTACGGTCTTTCGCCTTCCATCTCGAGAAGCAAGTCTGAAAGCCTTAGGCACCTGTGGTTCCCATGTGTGTGTAATCCTCGTTTTCTATTCCACGGCTGTCTTTACATTCCTGACCCACCGCTTTGGCCACAATGTGGCCCCCCAAGTTCATATCTTCATTGCCAATATGTACCTTCTGGTACCACCCTTTCTTAACCCCATTGTCTATGGCATTAGGACAAAGAAAATTAGAGAGTATGTTCTTAGTTTTCTGAGAATAAAAGTCTCCTGA